One Microcaecilia unicolor chromosome 4, aMicUni1.1, whole genome shotgun sequence genomic region harbors:
- the LOC115469627 gene encoding LOW QUALITY PROTEIN: uncharacterized protein LOC115469627 (The sequence of the model RefSeq protein was modified relative to this genomic sequence to represent the inferred CDS: inserted 2 bases in 2 codons; deleted 1 base in 1 codon) has protein sequence MDGMGGKKRRQHRRRTLTAQEQAEAKGKRAEAQRKRRAALSEDKKACESQQATARKRSRIQKITDEESASNRQRNADLERQRIAKMMDKQRQTHRTKHTDEAAVQRLQISPNAHINHTLMRQLSDFMAQENPFADACKMLYEYYGYHLAIRDDFNPLLSAGKXTQQYFVDAYIKTQXRLNYIQQNQKLLRVEKYSGLMDHLASEAANGGITPGQAFILPSSSFAGSPRNMHQNYQDAIVRKYGKPDLFISMTCNPRWEEITQNLKKGQAPEFRPDLLTRVFHLKLKELLHDICKKHILGAPLAKIHVIEFQKRGLPHAHILIILKEEHKPKRKEIIDQIVCAEIPEINNFPHLHAIVAKHMIHGPCSDYNLNFPCMLNGKCSKQFPKPFQNETIENYDGYPKYRRRDNGVGTLLNGKFINNPWVVPYNPFLLLKYNSHINVEVCASIKSVKYLFKYVYKGHNCANVVIKEHQTLQHDEIKKFTDSRYVSAPEAAWRLSDFEMHQKSHTIQKLKAHLPDQQSTVFHPHKIEAAVQKARTRDTTLTTWFKLNAEKNSPRTVLYVDIPMYYTLAKQNKSENIETQDMTKQLGECMQLILQQTLSVTV, from the exons atggatggcatgggaggcaAGAAAAGGAGACAACATAGGAGAAGAACACTAACTGCTCAGGAGCAGGCTGAAGCTAAAGGGAAAAGAGCTGAAGCACAAAGAAAAAGGCGTGCAGCTCTGAGTGAAGACAAAAAGGCATGTGAAAGTCAACAAGCCACTGCAAGGAAGAGGTCCAGGATACAAAAGATAACTGATGAGGAAAGTGCAAGTAACAGACAAAGAAACGCTGATTTAGAAAGGCAAAGAATTGCTAAAATGATGGACAAACAGagacaaacacacagaacaaAGCACACTG ATGAAGCAGCTGTTCAGAGACTACAAATCTCACCGAATGCACACATCAACCATACATTAATGAGACAATTAAGCGATTTTATGGCACAAGAAAATCCATTTGCAGACGCATGCAAGATGCTGTACGAA TACTATGGGTACCATTTGGCAATAAGAGATGACTTCAATCCTTTGCTTAGTGCAGGAA TAACGCAACAATATTTTGTTGATGCATATATTAAAACTC GCAGACTAAATTATATTCAACAAAATCAAAAACTCTTAAGAGTTGAAAAATACTCCGGGTTAATGGACCACCTTGCAAGTGAAGCTGCAAATGGAGGAATTACACCTGGCCAGGCATTTATTTTACCATCATCATCATTTGCCGGCAGCCCAAGAAATATGCATCAAAATTATCAGGATGCAATAGTTCGCAAATATGGCAAGCCAGATCTGTTCATTTCTATGACCTGCAACCCAAGATGGGAAGAAATTactcaaaatcta aaaaaaggtCAGGCACCAGAGTTTCGACCTGACTTATTGACAAGGGTGTTTCATTTAAAACTAAAAGAGTTACTACACGATATATGCAAAAAACATATACTTGGTGCGCCTCTTGCAAAAATTCATGTCATTGAATTTCAAAAGCGTGGTTTACCTCATGCTCATATATTAATTATCTTGAAAGAGGAACATAagccaaaaagaaaggaaataattgACCAAATCGTATGCGCTGAAATTCCTGAAATAAACAACTTTCCACATCTGCATGCAATAGTTGCTAAACATATGATACATGGCCCATGCAGTGACTATAACTTAAATTTTCCCTGCATGCTTAATGGAAAGTGCTCTAAACAGTTTCCAAAACCCTTCCAAAATGAAACTATTGAGAACTATGACGGATATCCTAAATACCGCAGAAGGGATAACGGCGTAGGTACACTCTTAAATGGAAAATTCATTAATAACCCTTGGGTAGTCCCTTATAACCCTTTCTTACTTTTAAAGTACAATTCCCATATAAATGTAGAAGTATGTGCATCTATTAAAAGTGTCAAGTACCTCTTTAAATATGTCTATAAAGGACACAATTGTGCCAATGTGGTTATTAAAGAGCACCAAACTTTACAACATGATGAAATTAAAAAGTTTACTGACTCTAGATATGTTAGTGCTCCCGAAGCTGCATGGCGATTAAGCGACTTTGAAATGCATCAGAAATCACATACTATCCAGAAATTGAAAGCACACTTACCAGATCAACAAAGCACTGTTTTTCATCCTCACAAAATTGAAGCTGCAGTACAAAAAGCCAGAACAAGGGACACCACTTTAACAACATGgtttaaacttaatgcagaaaagaaTTCTCCAAGGACCGTTTTGTACGTAGATATTCCTATGTACTATACTTtggcaaaacagaacaaaagtgaaAACATAGAAACGCAGGACATGACAAAACAATTGGGAGAATGTATGCAGTTAATTTTGCAGCAGACCCTGAGTGTTACTGTTTAA